Part of the Halomarina litorea genome is shown below.
TTCTGTGCCTCGCTGCCGAAGGCGTGAATCGGGTACATGACGAGTGCGCCCTGCACGGAGGCCATCGAGCGCAGGCCCGAATCGCAGGCTTCGAGTTCCTGCATCAGCAGGCCGTACGCCGTCTCCGAGACGTTCGGCGAGCCGTATCCCTCCAGATTGGGGGCGTAAAAACCCAGTTCGCCCATCTCCTCGATGAGCTCGTTCGGGAAGGTGCCGTCGATCCAGTGCTGGCCGATGTCGGGACGGACCGTGTCCTCAACGAACTCCCGCGCCGTGTCGCGAATCATCCGCTCTTCGGCGCCGAGGTCCGCTTCCAACCCCACGTAGTCAAGCATGGCCCCACTCAGGACTGCCCCGGTAAAAGCACTCGCACTGGCCCGGCGCGGGCGGCGAGTCGGTCAGCGGGCGGGTTCGGCTTCCGCGCGCACCCGGCCGACGTACTCGGTGAAGTTCTCGAAGAGGCGCTTGGCCTCGCAGGCGGCCGCGTAGTTCTCCTCGGTGATGCCCGCGACCACCGCCTCGATTCGCTCGTCGCCGAGGAACTCCTTGCTCCGGGTGACCGCCGCCGCGGTTTCCGTGTCGTACTCGGGGTGGAACTGGACGCCGAAGGCGTGGCCGACGCGGAAGCCGTGGATACCGTAGTCGTTCTCCGCGAACACCTCCGCGCCCTCGGGGAGCGAGACGACCCGGTCGCCGTGGGTCGTGAAGACGGTGAACTCCTCGTCGACACCGGAGAGGAGCGGGGAGTCGGCGGTCCGGCGGACGGAGCGGTAGCCGATCTCGTACTCCGACATCTCCTCGACGCGCCCGCCGAGTGCGCTCGCGAGCAACTGGTGGCCGAAGCAGACGCCGAGGATGGGCAGGCCGTGGTCGTGGGCCATCCGGACCCACTCGCGCGTCTCGTCGATCCAGCCTTCGTCCCAGTAGGCGGAGGCGGCCGACCCGGTGATGACGACCCCGTCGAAGCGGTCGGTGGGGGTCGCCCCGGCCTCGAACTGATCGGTCGGCGGTAGCTGTCCGTCGTTCACGTCGAACTCGACGAGGTCGGCGTCGAGTTCCCGCCGGAAGTTGCGGCGGGTGCTCTCGGCGGCGTACGCCGCGTTGAGCAGTGCGAGTCGGGGACGTGTCATTGTCACCGGTACGGATTCCCCCGGTTTCTGCGTTGCGCTCGCGCGAACACTGTCGGGGCCATCGGGTCGCGTCGCTGCACGGGAGGAGCGGTCGAAAGAAGGGAAGCGTGTGGTCAGTCGTCGAGGTCGACCGTGAGCGTCTGCGAGTCCCCTCGTTCGAGGGTGACGGTCACGTGGTCGACGAGTTCCTGCTGGTCGGCCACCGACCGCTGGAACTCCGTGGTGCCCTCGGGCAGTTCGTAGCCCGCCAAGGTCATCGTCACCGACTCGCAGTCGGCGTCCTCGGCCAGCGAGACCTGCACCTGCGCGGTGCCAGTCGTCTCGTCGTAGGTGATGGCGCCGTACTCGACGGCGCACTCGTCGTTCGAGGCCGTCGCCGTGCCGTCGGGCCGCAGGAACGCGTCGGTGTAGGTCCCGTCCTCGACGAACGAGACGGCCTGCACGAGGCGGCCCTGCCGCCCGTAGAACGCGTTCTCGTCCGACCCGAGGTCGTAGATGACCTCGCCGAACGCCAGGTCGACCTGGTAGGCGTCGACGGGGTCCTCCTCGGGCAGGTCACAGTCGACGGTCACGGTCCGGGAGTCGATCTCCCGGCCGTCGACCGAGGTGACGACGGTGTACTCGCCGTCGGGGACGTCTGCGAGCGTCCGTTCGCTGGTGGGCTGGACCGCGCCGCTGACCTCGTAGCCGTCGGGACCCGTCACGGTGACGGTGACCGCCACGTCGTTCGGGTTGGCGACTCGCATCGTCGCCACGCCGTCGGCACAGTCGACGTTCACGTCCACCGATTCGGGCGGTTCGGGCGGTTCTGGCTGGTCGCAGTCGACCGTGACGGTCGCCGTGGCGAGTTTCCGGCCGTCGATAGAGGTCGTGACCGAGTACTCGCCGTCGGCGAAGCCGCCGGCGCTCACTTCGGTGTTCGCGGCGACCGTCACCGTCCGGTCGAAGCCGTCGGGGCCGGTCACCCTGACCGTCACCGGGACGTCGTTGGTGTTGTTGACGGTGATGACGCCGTCCTCGCCGACGCAGTCGACGGTGACGTCGACGGGTACGCGCTCGGGCGGTTCTGGCTGGTCGCAGTCGACCGTGACGACCTCGGATCCGAGTTCGCGACCGTTTACGGAGGTCGTTATCGTGTAGTTACCGTCCGGGAGGCCGTCGAACGACGTCTCCGTGCCCGCGGACACGCTGACCGTCCGCTCACGGCCGTTCTCGGGGGCGATGGTGACGTTCACGTCGACGTCGTTGGTGTTGTTGGCGGTGATGACGCCGTCCTCACCGACGCAGTCGACGGTCACGTCGACCGGTTCGGGCGGTTCGGGGGGCTGGTCCTCGGGCACGCAGAAGACCACGAAGCTGATCTCCTGGTCGCCGGGCGTCGAGAGGATACCGTCGTCGCTCTCGGGGGCGTTCGCGCTGTCCGTCCCGTCGACGTTGTACTCGGCGGGAGCGTCGGGACCGCCCTTCACGAACACTTCGGCGACGGGTTCGTCGGAGGTGAAGCTGAACCCGGTCGTCTCGGCACCGCCGTCCTTCGTCGTCGTGCCGGTCACGTTGACCTCGTACTCGGTCCCGTCGATGGTGAACTCGAGCGTCCCCTGGTTCTCGATGGTGGTGAGTTCGTCACCTTCGACCTTGTAACCGAGTCCGGACGCACAGAGCACCTCGGGGGTGTTCTGTCCCCCGTTCTGGCCGTTGCTTCCGGCGCTCTGCATCGCGAGGTGGTCGCCCGGCCCCACGCTGATGACGCCGGCGGCGACGACCGAACTCAGGACGACGAGCACCGCGAAGGTGAC
Proteins encoded:
- a CDS encoding type 1 glutamine amidotransferase — protein: MTRPRLALLNAAYAAESTRRNFRRELDADLVEFDVNDGQLPPTDQFEAGATPTDRFDGVVITGSAASAYWDEGWIDETREWVRMAHDHGLPILGVCFGHQLLASALGGRVEEMSEYEIGYRSVRRTADSPLLSGVDEEFTVFTTHGDRVVSLPEGAEVFAENDYGIHGFRVGHAFGVQFHPEYDTETAAAVTRSKEFLGDERIEAVVAGITEENYAAACEAKRLFENFTEYVGRVRAEAEPAR